The genomic region TCCCAATTTTGGGAGAGGGGGCTGGGGGGGTGAGGGCCACCCGAACCATGCCGCCAACCACACTGACGTGTCCCATCGACAAACACACCCTCCTTACTGACCACACCCTCGAAAACGGACTCACGAGCCAATCCTGCGCCGCCTGCGGCGGTCAGTGGCTCTCTGCGGAGCGCTATTGGAGCTGGCGGCACGCCCATGGCGAGAACCTGCCGGAGCGGCCGGCGGATGAGTTGGAAACGCCGGCGGTTCCAGAGATCAGTAAGGGCAAGCTTTGTCCGCAGGACGGGCATATCTTGACGCCGTATCGCGTCGGCCATGGAGTGGGGTTCTCGCTGGACCACTGCGGCCATTGTGGCGGGATCTGGCTGGACGGCGGCGAGTGGGATGTGCTGAAGGCGCGTAATCTCCACGACGATATCCATTATGTCTTCTCCGATGTCTGGCAGTCGGACCTGAGGCGCAAGGAACGCGCCGAAGCGCTGGAGCAGATGTGGCTGGATAAGCTGGGCGAGGAAACGCTGGCGGAGGCGCGGCGGATCAAGATATGGATCGAAGGCCACCCCAAGCGGCATGAATTGATCGCCTTCCTCCTGCACTCAGGCGAAGGCGTTTAGACGAGGCGAGTATGGAAACAATCACGACAATCGCCGCGCTGCGGCAGGCATTGCGGCAGGCGCGACGCGAGGATCAGACGATCGGCCTCGTTCCCACGATGGGCGCGTTTCACGAGGGACATCTGACGCTGATGCGACGGGCGAAGGCCGAAAACGACATCGTCGTGGCGACGCTCTTTGTGAACCCGGCCCAGTTCAACGATCCCGAAGATTTTGAAAAATACCCGCGCGACGACGAACGCGACGCGGCCCTCGCCGCCGCCGAAGGCGTGGATTATCTCTTCACGCCCGCTCCCGCCGAGGTCTACCCCAAGGAGTTCGACACCGTCGTGGTCGTCCGCGCCCTGTCTGAACGCCTGGAAGGCGCCTCGCGTCCCGGCCATTTTAACGGCGTCTCCACCGTCGTCGCGAAGCTGCTGAACATCGCCGGCGCAGACCGCGCTTACTTCGGCGAAAAAGACTGGCAGCAGCTCCAGCTCGTGAAGCGCATGGCCGCCGACCTGGACATCCCCACGGAGATCGTCAGCGTCCCCACTGTGCGCGAACCCGACGGCCTTGCCCTCAGCTCCCGCAATGTCCGTCTGACTCCCGATCAGCGCAAAGCCGCCAAGGTCCTCTCCAGCGCCCTGTCCGACACCCAGGCCATCGCCGATACCGGCGTGCAGGACGCCTACCAGCTCGCCGCCTGGCTGCGCCAAACGATCGAAGTCCAGCCCGGCGCCAAGATCGACTACGCCGTCGTCGTCGACCCCGAAACGCTGCAAGAGATAGACACCATCGAAAACGGCGCCCTCGCCGCCGTCGCCGCCACGTTTGGAAAAGTCCGGTTGATCGACAACCGCCTGCTCAACCCGCCGATCGGTCCGGGCCTGCGGCGGTAGGGTCGGCCCCCGATCCCAGAATTGGGTTCCTGTTCTCTGTACCGGCCATTATGCATTTTGACAATTAAATGGCGCAACCGGTCGACGTCAGAAGGCCGGCGAATAAATTCGCGCCTAAAAGTACGCTCACCCGCCTGCGCGGGTTCAGATCTTTATGCCGAAGGCATATTTCTATGCCGTAGGCTCCAAAGTCCGCGAAGGCGGACGGCCGTACTTTTAGGCGCGAATTTATTCGCCGGCCTTACTACGAAATCCGCCAAAGTTTTGCGTCATTAAATCGGCAAAATACATTATGGCCGGTGCAGAGATTTAACACGACGCTATCTTCAAGAAACGCCTTCAGCAATCGGCGGCGCTTCCTGCGGGTCCGCGCTGTCTTCTGGGGCGCTCTCCCCGGCGAACTGCGCGGCGTACAGTTTTGCGTAGGCTCCGTTGCGCTCCAGGAGTTCGGTATGGGTTCCGCGCTCGACAATGCGGCCGTGCTCGATGACCAGAATGACGTCGGCGGAGAGAATGGTTGAGAGGCGGTGCGCGATGGCGAAGGTGGTGCGGCCGACGGAGAGGCGCGTAAACGCTTCCTGAATTAGCCGCTCGGAGCGCGTGTCGAGCGCGCTGGTCGCTTCATCCAAAATCAGAATGCGCGGGTTCTTGAGAATGGCGCGGGCGATGGCGATCCGCTGCTTCTCGCCGCCGGAAAGCTTGTACCCGCGCTCGCCCACCACCGTGTCGTAACCTTCCGGCAGACTGGCGATGTGGTCGTGAATGGCCGCGGATTTCGCCGCCTCGATTAGCTGGTCGTCCGTGGCTGCGGGGTTCCCATATCTGAGGTTTTCTCGAATGGTGTTGTGCACCAGGTAAGTCTCCTGCGTCACCACGCCGACCAGCCGGCCCAGAGACTGGAGCTTGATGTCTTTCACATCGATCCCGTCGATCGTGACTCTGCCGGAGTCCGCGTCGTAGAGACGAGGCAGAAGATAGGTAAGGGTCGTCTTGCCCGCTCCGGAAGGCCCCACCAGCGCAATGAGCTGGCCGGGCTCGGCCTGGAAAGTGACATGATCGAGCGTGGGCGATTCCTGCGCGGAGTCGTATCGGAAGCTCACATCCTCCATCGCGACGGCGCCGCGAACGGCGGAGGGTTCGAGGGAGACGGCGTTGGGCGCATCCTCGATATCCTGCTTCAGGTCAAGGTATTCGAAGATACGGTCAAACATCGCGAACGAGCTCGTGACGTCGGCCTGGACGCTGAGCAGGTTGGTGAGCGGGAACAAAAGCGCGGACTGAAGCGCGGTGAACCCGACGATGGTTCCGATGGTCAGGCTGCGGTCGTGCTGCGCGACGACCAGAAAGCCAGCGAGCCAATAGACCAGAATGGGCGTGATGGAAAAGGTCAGACGGATCATGTTGAAGAAGTAGCGCATGATCATGGCGGACTGGATCTGCGTGACGGCAAGCGCTTCGTTCTCCACGGCAAAACGATCCGCCGCGATCTCCTGCCGGCCGGAGGTCTTGGTCAGGAGCACGCCGGAGACCGAGAGGGTCTCCTGCAATGTGGCGGAAATCGCCGCGTTCTGTTCGGCGGAGCGTTTGCGAACCACACCCGCGTAATCGCCGACGCGTGAGGCGAGGTAGGCGAATAACGGCATCGCCGCCACCGAAAGCAGCGTGAGGCGCCAGTCGAAGAGGAACATCGCAATCAGCGTCGAGAGAACCGTCGTGACGTTGAAAAGAACCGTCGCCACTGTGTCGGAAAGAACGCTCGCGACATTGGTGAAATCGTTGGTCAGACGCGACTGGATCTCGCCGGCGCGCGTCGCGGTGAAGAACCGCAGCGACATTCCCAGCAGATGATGGAAAAGACGCGCGCGCAGATCGCGCAGGATATGCTGCCCCACCAGAACCGAGAAATACCCGTAGGCCAGTGAAAATCCGGTGGCGAATACGGTGGCGATCAAAGTCAACAGGGAGTAGTGGATCACCACGCCCATATCGTGGACCTGCAAACCCTTGTCGATGATGCGCCTCAGCGCGAACGGCGTCACCAGCCCAAACGCCGCCGACACAAAAACACAGCCGGCAATCAGCGCCAGCTGGCCCGCGTACGGCGCAAACGTCTGGGCGACCCGCCGAACGGTATTCGCCGTAAGCGGCTTTTTCTGACCGCCATTCCCGCCTCTTCCGCCCATACGCATTGTCATTCTGGTCGCTTCCTCCCTGGAAGTCTCTTTAACTTGAGCGCGAAGCTACTGCGCCGTCTTCCGCCAAGTCCCGATCCAGGTGGCGGCGGCGATGAACACCGCGAAGATGACGATCCCGCCGGGAAGCAGACTAGGGGAAACGGACTTGGCGTCGCCAAAGGTCGCGGCGATGCAGACGGCGGCGACGAGTGCGACGAGGACGCCGTTGAAGATGGCGGCGCGGCGGGTGTTGCGGGCGGCGCTCTGGCTGACCAGGATCGTGAGCAACGGGAAGCCGATCACCCCGACCAGCGGGCCGGGCGAGCTGGTGACGAGCCAGAGCAGCGCGGAGCCGGCGGCGAGGAGCAGGCAGAGTCCGACCCAGTTGGAGGCGGCGATCTGGTTGCGAGTCAGAGCGACGCGGCCGAGCGGATCGAGTCGGAGCAGGAGATCGAACATGGGCTGCGCGGTCCAGCTCAAAAAGACGAACAGGACGTAGAGGACGATCACGGGAAGAAACAAAGGGCGGAGGTGCGGATTCGAGGCGGCGAGGGCCTGCGCGCCGCGCGCAACCAGCCAGAAGCCGATCAAAATCCCACGACGGACATTGGTGCTGAAGCGGCCGATCCAGAGAAAGTAGCCCAGGATGACCCGGTACAGCCAGTACTTCGCCCGCAGCGCCTCCACCATCCCCTGCCGCGCCGCCGCGCTTTCGGGCTTCAGACGCAGGGCCTCACGGAAATGCGACAGCGCCTGCGCCGAATCCTTGCGCTCCAGGCAGACCCACCCCTGCTGCGTGTGGCTATGGTGGTTCTCCGGATCGCGGGCGAGCACGGCGCGCAGCGCGAGTTCGGCTTCATCGCGCCGCCCCTGATGGCGCAGCGCCATCGCGCGCAGCTGGGCGCAGGCGATGTGATCGGATTCCAAAGCCAGCCCTGTCTCCGCCGCCTCCAGCGCCGACGCCCAGCGTTTTCGCCGGATATGGATCTGGCCGAGACGCGCGTAGAGATCGGGATCGTCGGGGCTCAGGCGCAGCGCCTCGCCGATCGAGCGCTCGGCCTCGGTCAGCTTGCCCTGGTCCTCCATAATACAGGCCAGCACATAGTGGGTATAGGGGATATCCGGGCCGAAATGCACCGCCTGCCGCGCCGCGTCGGCCGCTTCCGCCGGGCGGTCGAGGCCGCCAAGCGCCAGGGCGCGGAAACCATGCGCGACCGGATCGTGCGGATCCATCGCGAGGGCGGCGTGGATTTCGCTCAGGGCGTTCTCACTGCGGGATTGCTGAAGAAAGAGCTGAGCGCGGCGCAGGTGTGGGTTCATGGACGGCGGCGCTCCTACATCATCCGCCGCGCGCGCAGATATTCGAGCAGATCGTCGTAAACCCCGCCTTCGTTGGCGAACAGGGCGTAGTTCTTGGCGGTGTCGAACCAGGGGCGAACGCTCGCCCGGACTTCTTTCATGGCGCGCTTGAAATCTTCCATGCGAATCGGGCGCGCGCTGCCCTGCGCGAGCGAGTCTTCCATCGCCAGCTCCGAGGCGGATTCGCAGAGGTGGGAAACATCGGCGCCGGAAAAGTCCTCGGTCTTGCTCGCGATCCAGGCGTAGTCGATCTTCTCCGTCGGCCGGTTCTGCATGCGGGCGCGCAGGATCGCCTCGCGCGCGGCGGCGTCGGGCGGCAGGACAAGCAGGGTGCGGTCGAGGCGTCCGGGGCGGCGCAGCGCGACATCCACATCCCAGGGATGGTTCGTCGCGGCCAATACGAAGACGCCGTCGTTGGCGTCGCCCACGCCGTCCATCTCGGCGAGCAGCTGATTGATCACGCCCCGGCCCGCCGACTCGCGCGACAGGCTGCGCTTGCGTCCCAGCGCGTCGATCTCGTCGAAGAACAGCACGCATGGCTTCTGCCGCCGCGCCGTTTCGAAGATCTCATGCAGATTCTTCTCGCTCTGACCCAGCCACATATCCACGACATCGGTCAGGCCGACGGTCAGGAACTTCGCGCCCAGTTCGCCGGCGGCGGCGCGGGCGATAAACGTCTTGCCGCACCCCGGAGGGCCGTAAAGCAAAAGCCCGCCGCGCAGCGACTTGCCGTAGAGACGCATCATGTCGGGGTTGCGCATCGGGGTCAAAAAAGCGATGTTCAGACGGCGCTTGACCTCGGCCATGCCCGCCACATCCTTCAAAGTCGTCTCCGGCTTCTCGGTTTCCCACGCCTCGGGTTCCGGCTCGCGTTCTTCCTCGGCCAAAGGAACGCGCATGCCTTCTTCATCGATCCGCACGCGCGGAGGCTCGCCGGGAGTGTTGTCAAGGGTTTCGGACGGAACGTAATCCTCGATCAGACTCTTCGCGCGGTTCCAGGAAAGCGACTCATGGAGACGCCGATATCCATGGGCCCGCAGCGTATCCCCGCTCTGCTCCGCCGCCAGCGCGGCTTTCTCCAATGCGTCCAGATGGTCCGGCTGATTGGCGAGAACGGCGGCGCACTGCGCCAGCGCGTCCTCCGGACGCCCGGCCTCCAGCAGGAGAGACGCCAGATGCAAACGCAGGGCGACATTCCCCGGTTCGTTGTCAACAGCGGTTTGGATAGCGGCGATGATGCTCGGGTCCATGGATCGGTTCCTTGTCTTTCAGAGAACTGATGGAGCGCAGCGAAGGCGAAGATGCTCTCGCACGGATTGTACCTCCAGTTGCGCCGTGGAGAGACATCTT from Capsulimonas corticalis harbors:
- a CDS encoding ATP-binding protein: MDPSIIAAIQTAVDNEPGNVALRLHLASLLLEAGRPEDALAQCAAVLANQPDHLDALEKAALAAEQSGDTLRAHGYRRLHESLSWNRAKSLIEDYVPSETLDNTPGEPPRVRIDEEGMRVPLAEEEREPEPEAWETEKPETTLKDVAGMAEVKRRLNIAFLTPMRNPDMMRLYGKSLRGGLLLYGPPGCGKTFIARAAAGELGAKFLTVGLTDVVDMWLGQSEKNLHEIFETARRQKPCVLFFDEIDALGRKRSLSRESAGRGVINQLLAEMDGVGDANDGVFVLAATNHPWDVDVALRRPGRLDRTLLVLPPDAAAREAILRARMQNRPTEKIDYAWIASKTEDFSGADVSHLCESASELAMEDSLAQGSARPIRMEDFKRAMKEVRASVRPWFDTAKNYALFANEGGVYDDLLEYLRARRMM
- a CDS encoding tetratricopeptide repeat protein; this translates as MNPHLRRAQLFLQQSRSENALSEIHAALAMDPHDPVAHGFRALALGGLDRPAEAADAARQAVHFGPDIPYTHYVLACIMEDQGKLTEAERSIGEALRLSPDDPDLYARLGQIHIRRKRWASALEAAETGLALESDHIACAQLRAMALRHQGRRDEAELALRAVLARDPENHHSHTQQGWVCLERKDSAQALSHFREALRLKPESAAARQGMVEALRAKYWLYRVILGYFLWIGRFSTNVRRGILIGFWLVARGAQALAASNPHLRPLFLPVIVLYVLFVFLSWTAQPMFDLLLRLDPLGRVALTRNQIAASNWVGLCLLLAAGSALLWLVTSSPGPLVGVIGFPLLTILVSQSAARNTRRAAIFNGVLVALVAAVCIAATFGDAKSVSPSLLPGGIVIFAVFIAAATWIGTWRKTAQ
- the panC gene encoding pantoate--beta-alanine ligase, translated to METITTIAALRQALRQARREDQTIGLVPTMGAFHEGHLTLMRRAKAENDIVVATLFVNPAQFNDPEDFEKYPRDDERDAALAAAEGVDYLFTPAPAEVYPKEFDTVVVVRALSERLEGASRPGHFNGVSTVVAKLLNIAGADRAYFGEKDWQQLQLVKRMAADLDIPTEIVSVPTVREPDGLALSSRNVRLTPDQRKAAKVLSSALSDTQAIADTGVQDAYQLAAWLRQTIEVQPGAKIDYAVVVDPETLQEIDTIENGALAAVAATFGKVRLIDNRLLNPPIGPGLRR
- a CDS encoding zf-TFIIB domain-containing protein; translated protein: MPPTTLTCPIDKHTLLTDHTLENGLTSQSCAACGGQWLSAERYWSWRHAHGENLPERPADELETPAVPEISKGKLCPQDGHILTPYRVGHGVGFSLDHCGHCGGIWLDGGEWDVLKARNLHDDIHYVFSDVWQSDLRRKERAEALEQMWLDKLGEETLAEARRIKIWIEGHPKRHELIAFLLHSGEGV
- a CDS encoding ABC transporter ATP-binding protein → MTMRMGGRGGNGGQKKPLTANTVRRVAQTFAPYAGQLALIAGCVFVSAAFGLVTPFALRRIIDKGLQVHDMGVVIHYSLLTLIATVFATGFSLAYGYFSVLVGQHILRDLRARLFHHLLGMSLRFFTATRAGEIQSRLTNDFTNVASVLSDTVATVLFNVTTVLSTLIAMFLFDWRLTLLSVAAMPLFAYLASRVGDYAGVVRKRSAEQNAAISATLQETLSVSGVLLTKTSGRQEIAADRFAVENEALAVTQIQSAMIMRYFFNMIRLTFSITPILVYWLAGFLVVAQHDRSLTIGTIVGFTALQSALLFPLTNLLSVQADVTSSFAMFDRIFEYLDLKQDIEDAPNAVSLEPSAVRGAVAMEDVSFRYDSAQESPTLDHVTFQAEPGQLIALVGPSGAGKTTLTYLLPRLYDADSGRVTIDGIDVKDIKLQSLGRLVGVVTQETYLVHNTIRENLRYGNPAATDDQLIEAAKSAAIHDHIASLPEGYDTVVGERGYKLSGGEKQRIAIARAILKNPRILILDEATSALDTRSERLIQEAFTRLSVGRTTFAIAHRLSTILSADVILVIEHGRIVERGTHTELLERNGAYAKLYAAQFAGESAPEDSADPQEAPPIAEGVS